A genomic window from Accipiter gentilis unplaced genomic scaffold, bAccGen1.1, whole genome shotgun sequence includes:
- the LOC126037189 gene encoding LOW QUALITY PROTEIN: T-cell activation Rho GTPase-activating protein-like (The sequence of the model RefSeq protein was modified relative to this genomic sequence to represent the inferred CDS: inserted 2 bases in 1 codon) — FAAGGSRRRRRRGLLLCGEDGTLPQPIQELLAVLHQEGPSTXGIFWRAASRTALRELREALDGSVDVDLESQPVLLLAIILKDFLRSIPSKLLVTNLYAERMTAMERTSKQEKVEEVANKLPAANLLVLKRLLSLLQRITHNVCTSRMSCSSLAICVGPKLLSPADKDLLPLELLLEVTDKVNVLVEFLIENCRKIFGEEMAGLSSPPAEELPAPMGSSTELPLEEQRGPAGEADAGHQAKAFLDAPPSLLILQRAAGADTVMGSETAEGNTYKVPPEREISKAKPPTTEGVIAPKG; from the exons tttgcagctggagggagcaggaggaggaggagaagggggctgCTCCTCTGTGGGGAGGATGGCACGCTGCCCCAGCCCATCCAG gagctgctggctgtccTGCACCAGGAAGGGCCATCGAC GGGCATATTCTGGAGGGCTGCCAGCAGGACGGCGCTTCGGGAACTGAGGGAGGCCCTGGATGGCAGTGTGGACGTCGACCTGGAAAGccagcctgtgctcctgctggccatcATCTTGAAG GACTTCCTCCGAAGCATCCCCAGTAAACTCCTTGTGACCAACCTCTACGCAGAACGGATGACAGCGATGGAGAGGACAAGCAAGCAGGAGAAGGTGGAAGA GGTGGCCAACAAGTTGCCTGCAGCAAATCTCCTCGTCCTCAAGCggctgctgtccctgctccagcgtatCACACACAACGTGTGCACCAGCAGGATGAGCTGCAGCAGTCTGGCCATCTGTGTTGGGCCAAAGCTGCTGAGTCCAGCCGACAAGGACCTGCTcccgctggagctgctgctggaggtgactgaCAAG GTGAACGTGCTAGTGGAGTTCCTGATTGAAAACTGTAGGAAAATCTttggggaggagatggctggCCTTTCCAGTCCACCAGCCGAGGAGTTGCCAGCGCCCATGGGCAGTTCCACAG agctgcctTTGGAAGAGCAGCGTGGCCCTGCAGGCGAAGCAGACGCAGGGCACCAGGCAAAAGCCTTCCTGGACGCACCACCCTCTCTGCTCATcctccagagagcagcaggggcGGACACAGTGATGGGATCGGAAACAGCAGAG GGAAATACCTACAAAGTACCTCCAGAAAGAgagatttcaaaagcaaagcctCCTACCACAGAAGGTGTTATTGCACCAAAGGGATAG